The Hymenobacter baengnokdamensis genome includes a region encoding these proteins:
- a CDS encoding SusC/RagA family TonB-linked outer membrane protein, producing the protein MKKITWLTFLLLLGLQGLVQAQTRTVSGKVTDVKGAGIPGVTIIVRGTHQGISSNGEGSFSIAVPDTATLVFSSVGYDSQTVHVLAQNVLTITLKENAQALNEVVVTALNVTRERKTLGYSVTEIKGESLTQARETNITNSLVGKVAGLNVNSTAGGPGSSSNVIIRGVSSLNQTNQPLYVINGVPVESQPSTANSGSQYDNSPDLGDPISNINPDDIETISVLKGAAASALYGYRAKAGVILITTKSARGNDGIELNSNFVAEKIYNLTDWQYEYGQGANNMKPTTAVGAAQVGNSSWGGKLDGSSVVQFDGTSRPYVAQKDNLQNFYRTGSSLTNTLAFNKSFDGGSIRFSASDLSNRAVVPNSGLDRQTFNFTGTFNPYKHLSLDARANYILEQAHNRPILADGAGNANFNVIFLPTSLDVRTLAPGTKPDGTELVYNTGNPYNTNPYFAAHNFVNNTTRERLLSNVTARYTLDNGLFLQGRVGRDSYTDRYTSVTPSGTGYLPGGKIIELSTDFTDLNVDGLVGKSFKVGDSFTFTPNLGASYRRTRSETLQNIGNNLAIFGVNSLNNANDKSSQVFPSDQEIQSVYGSLDLSYREYLFVTATTRRDWFSTLATPGRDNNLGITYPGVSASFVFSELWKPDFLSFGKIRAGYSRVGQATIPYQTQLSYALLPVTLNGRPLGTPSNVNIPNSDLLPSSATELEVGTELAFVQNRVRLDLTVYKKKSSNEITFAPASISSGYQGAVLNAGEMENKGVEMLLTVLPVKTAAFTWTSSLNAAYNKNTVLSLAAGQTQSVYATSRSGVGYMAQIVGKPFGQVMAYDNKYNTDGSIATTTNGVPARGDLTAYGTAFHPLTGGWSNDFTMGHFNLGVLIDGKFGGKIFSATDYYATVFGLRKETLVNREGTFGTDKIDAATYYGTLANNVSKDFVQDASFIKLRQVTLGYSFPTAMFNNHIQRLTLSLVARNLAFLMRKTDNIDPEGSYNAFSQGLELGGVPPSKTYGLNLSAKF; encoded by the coding sequence CCCACCAGGGCATTAGCTCCAATGGGGAGGGCAGCTTCTCTATTGCCGTGCCCGATACGGCAACGTTGGTTTTTTCGTCGGTCGGCTACGATTCCCAGACTGTCCACGTTCTGGCCCAGAACGTACTTACTATAACGCTCAAAGAGAACGCTCAGGCGCTGAATGAAGTCGTCGTAACTGCCCTGAACGTAACGCGCGAACGAAAAACCCTCGGCTATTCGGTAACCGAAATAAAAGGCGAGTCGCTGACCCAGGCACGGGAAACGAACATAACCAACTCGCTGGTAGGCAAGGTAGCCGGCCTCAACGTCAACTCCACGGCGGGCGGGCCGGGCTCGTCGAGCAACGTTATCATCCGGGGGGTGTCGAGTCTTAACCAGACCAACCAGCCGCTGTATGTTATCAACGGCGTGCCCGTGGAAAGTCAGCCCAGCACGGCGAATAGCGGCTCGCAATACGATAACTCGCCGGACCTGGGCGACCCTATTTCCAACATCAATCCTGACGACATCGAAACCATCTCGGTGTTGAAAGGGGCCGCGGCCTCGGCCCTGTACGGCTACCGGGCCAAGGCCGGCGTTATTCTGATAACGACCAAAAGTGCCCGGGGCAACGACGGTATTGAGCTCAACAGCAACTTTGTAGCTGAAAAAATATACAACCTTACCGACTGGCAGTATGAGTACGGCCAGGGCGCTAACAATATGAAGCCCACGACGGCCGTCGGGGCCGCGCAGGTCGGCAACTCCAGCTGGGGCGGCAAGCTCGACGGCTCCAGCGTGGTGCAGTTTGACGGCACTTCGCGGCCCTACGTGGCTCAGAAAGACAACCTGCAAAACTTCTACCGCACGGGCAGCAGCCTTACCAATACCCTGGCCTTCAATAAGAGCTTCGACGGGGGCTCAATACGTTTTTCGGCCAGCGACCTCTCAAACCGAGCCGTAGTGCCCAACTCGGGCCTTGACCGGCAGACCTTCAATTTTACGGGCACTTTCAACCCGTACAAGCACCTGAGCCTTGACGCGCGGGCCAACTACATTCTGGAGCAGGCCCACAACCGCCCCATCCTGGCCGACGGGGCCGGCAATGCCAACTTTAACGTCATCTTTCTGCCTACCAGCCTGGACGTGAGGACCCTGGCTCCGGGCACAAAACCCGATGGCACCGAGCTGGTGTACAACACGGGCAACCCCTACAATACCAACCCCTACTTCGCGGCCCACAACTTCGTCAACAACACCACGCGCGAGCGCCTGCTTTCGAACGTAACCGCCCGCTATACTCTGGACAACGGCTTGTTTTTGCAGGGCCGGGTAGGCCGCGACAGTTACACCGACCGCTACACCAGCGTTACGCCGTCGGGGACGGGCTACCTGCCGGGCGGCAAAATTATCGAGCTTTCTACCGATTTTACCGACCTGAACGTGGACGGGCTGGTTGGCAAGTCGTTCAAGGTTGGTGACAGTTTCACCTTTACGCCCAACCTGGGGGCCAGCTACCGCCGCACCAGGTCGGAAACCCTCCAGAACATCGGCAACAACCTGGCCATCTTCGGGGTGAACTCGCTTAATAACGCGAATGACAAATCGTCGCAGGTTTTCCCGAGCGACCAGGAAATTCAGTCCGTTTACGGCTCCCTGGACCTGTCTTACCGCGAATATTTGTTCGTCACGGCCACCACCCGCCGCGACTGGTTCTCGACGCTGGCAACGCCGGGCCGGGACAACAACCTGGGTATTACGTACCCAGGGGTGAGCGCCTCGTTTGTGTTCTCTGAGCTTTGGAAACCGGATTTTCTGTCTTTCGGCAAAATTCGGGCGGGCTATTCGCGGGTCGGCCAGGCTACTATTCCTTACCAGACGCAGCTGAGCTACGCGCTGCTGCCCGTTACGCTCAACGGCCGCCCGCTGGGCACCCCCAGCAACGTCAACATCCCAAACAGCGACCTGCTGCCCTCCAGCGCTACCGAGCTTGAGGTAGGCACCGAGCTGGCCTTCGTGCAAAACCGGGTGCGCCTGGACCTGACCGTTTACAAGAAAAAATCGTCGAATGAGATTACGTTTGCCCCGGCTTCTATCAGCTCGGGCTACCAGGGCGCGGTGCTGAACGCGGGCGAGATGGAAAACAAAGGCGTGGAAATGCTGCTGACCGTGCTGCCGGTGAAAACGGCGGCCTTTACCTGGACCTCGTCGCTTAATGCCGCTTACAATAAAAACACCGTGCTCTCGCTGGCCGCCGGCCAAACGCAATCAGTGTATGCTACGTCGCGCTCGGGGGTAGGCTACATGGCGCAGATAGTGGGCAAGCCATTTGGGCAGGTAATGGCCTACGACAACAAGTATAATACCGATGGCAGCATTGCCACTACTACCAACGGCGTGCCCGCCCGCGGCGACCTGACCGCCTACGGCACGGCGTTTCACCCCCTGACCGGCGGCTGGAGCAACGACTTTACCATGGGCCACTTCAACCTGGGCGTGCTGATTGATGGAAAATTCGGGGGCAAGATTTTTTCGGCTACCGACTACTACGCCACTGTTTTTGGCCTGCGCAAGGAAACGCTGGTGAACCGTGAAGGCACCTTCGGCACCGACAAGATTGACGCCGCGACTTACTACGGTACGCTGGCCAATAACGTGTCCAAAGACTTTGTGCAGGATGCCAGCTTTATCAAGCTGCGGCAGGTAACGCTGGGCTACTCCTTTCCCACCGCCATGTTTAACAACCACATTCAGCGCCTGACGCTGAGCCTAGTGGCCCGCAACCTGGCCTTTTTGATGCGCAAGACCGACAACATTGACCCTGAAGGCAGCTACAACGCCTTTTCGCAGGGCCTGGAGCTGGGTGGGGTGCCGCCGTCGAAAACGTACGGTCTTAACCTGAGCGCCAAATTCTAG
- a CDS encoding SusD/RagB family nutrient-binding outer membrane lipoprotein, whose amino-acid sequence MKRIFPTYTLLSAAILAVASGCTKSFDDINTNPSTYSQANFDANYLLTTAQLGYTGSADFAYETWRANLIYSSTMIQGLSTVVSYWAGDKYLLNESYTAAYWGINTDGAYAEQVKPITDLVQSTDGKVKYKNLHQVGRIMRALIMERITDLYGDVPYSQAGMGYYTGVITPKYDKQQDIYTDLLKEVSEATAALDPTADIPSGDVFYKGNIQQWQRFGNSLLLRIAMRLTKVDPATAQKYATQVQGKTMQSDADNAFVLHDVSGARVTQNRNSQVLLGDGGQENYYVKWSKTFIDFLKSTNDPRLSKIAVTQLYLKDVSKDQNPGAIATAAVQKGMPNGKDLSGRAGFDISTDPTYTSFPDYSSPSPGMIKRNGPTFILTYGESELLLAEAAQRWGLGSASQHYAAGVTSACSYLSQYDPTLTVAAADISTYLTANPYNASQGLQQINSQYWALTNTMLDFYESWSNWRRSGYPTLTPVVYPNNATNGQIPRRFPYPISETTTNPDNYKAASAAVPGGDNLMGRVYWDK is encoded by the coding sequence ATGAAACGCATTTTCCCCACCTATACCCTGCTGTCGGCCGCAATCCTGGCAGTAGCCAGTGGCTGCACCAAGAGCTTCGACGATATTAACACCAACCCCTCGACGTACAGCCAGGCAAACTTTGACGCCAACTACCTGCTGACGACGGCGCAGCTGGGGTATACCGGCAGCGCCGACTTTGCCTACGAAACCTGGCGCGCCAACCTGATTTACAGCTCCACCATGATTCAGGGGCTCTCGACCGTGGTCAGCTACTGGGCGGGCGATAAGTATCTGCTCAACGAGTCATACACGGCGGCTTACTGGGGCATTAATACCGACGGGGCCTACGCCGAGCAGGTAAAGCCGATTACCGACTTAGTACAATCTACCGACGGCAAGGTCAAGTACAAAAACCTGCACCAGGTAGGTCGCATCATGCGGGCCCTGATTATGGAGCGTATTACGGACCTCTACGGCGATGTGCCGTACTCGCAGGCCGGCATGGGCTACTACACGGGCGTCATCACCCCCAAATACGACAAGCAGCAGGACATTTACACCGACCTGCTAAAGGAAGTGTCGGAGGCCACGGCAGCCCTCGACCCCACGGCTGACATTCCTTCGGGCGATGTATTTTACAAAGGCAATATTCAGCAGTGGCAGCGCTTTGGCAACTCGCTGCTGCTGCGCATTGCCATGCGCCTGACTAAGGTAGACCCCGCCACGGCCCAGAAGTATGCTACTCAGGTGCAGGGCAAAACCATGCAGAGCGATGCCGACAATGCGTTTGTGCTGCACGACGTGTCGGGGGCCAGAGTCACGCAGAACCGCAACAGCCAGGTACTGCTCGGCGACGGCGGCCAGGAAAACTACTACGTGAAATGGTCGAAAACCTTTATTGATTTCCTAAAATCGACCAACGACCCGCGCTTGTCGAAAATCGCCGTCACGCAGCTCTACCTCAAAGACGTAAGCAAAGACCAGAATCCGGGGGCTATCGCTACGGCAGCCGTGCAGAAAGGCATGCCCAATGGCAAAGACCTGAGCGGCCGGGCCGGCTTCGATATCTCGACCGACCCCACCTACACCTCGTTTCCCGATTACTCGTCGCCTAGCCCTGGCATGATAAAGCGCAACGGCCCCACGTTTATCCTCACCTACGGCGAGTCGGAGCTGCTGCTGGCTGAGGCAGCTCAGCGCTGGGGACTGGGCAGCGCCTCGCAGCACTATGCCGCCGGCGTTACCTCGGCCTGCAGCTACCTGAGCCAGTACGACCCCACCCTGACCGTAGCCGCCGCCGACATCAGTACCTACCTCACCGCTAACCCTTACAACGCGAGCCAGGGGCTACAACAGATTAACTCGCAGTACTGGGCCCTGACCAACACCATGCTCGATTTTTACGAGTCGTGGTCGAACTGGCGGCGTAGTGGCTATCCCACCCTCACGCCCGTGGTGTACCCCAACAATGCGACCAACGGCCAGATTCCGCGCCGCTTCCCCTACCCCATCTCCGAGACCACGACCAACCCCGACAACTACAAAGCAGCCAGTGCCGCCGTGCCGGGCGGCGACAACCTGATGGGCCGCGTGTACTGGGATAAATAA